One genomic region from Mastacembelus armatus chromosome 21, fMasArm1.2, whole genome shotgun sequence encodes:
- the lrrfip1a gene encoding nucleoprotein TPR isoform X11: MGTQGTGRKRSTKKERATAEDDALNLIAREAEARLAAKRAARAEAREIRMKELERQQKEIFQVQKKYYGLNTKLDDRADSKWGDIEQWMEDSEKYSRSSQIRTLSDDDERMSVGSRGSVRSDLEAAGAYGGGGSFSHKKSKKKKKHKHKDRDRNGYDDDYSVMSSRCSGLSDESRLSQSRSSRLDLTSSRLSDDSRVSRASRLDLQPASHASSDLYSLSGLSSTRNPGSALNGYQPLEYTNYRNSSSRASSRASSACASPVDNCSSVASYLRCAAGNSGLPGDLDDVTIPDFSDQVEDRDYLEKGSRAASALTAATLTSLGGTSSRRGSGETAITVDAETSIREIKEIHELKDQIQDVESKYTQNLKEVKDALAELEEKYRKAMVSNAQLDNEKNNLMYQVDTLKDSLMELEELLSESRQEYVEKVKEYEREKHAHNVLQFQFSEMKEMLKQSEELLNETRQLRMKQEGFIREICDLQETLEWKDKKIGALERQKEYTDAIRIERDELREEVVKLKDILKKHGIVLGPDLNINGDVGEAEVDGSPSGDSATNSAQDSQTFSMEGNNMLGNTEENQLRSSGEEGVAPEQHQEMLKEEDKEIHLTSDTLCNVPDVSTLETSKEKQPTEQTCIPTEGDSIEEHSHSKKDLNVYINEHLITEAKDVIVCPKLVEIVSSAEENILETETSDGGALRETTNPDLRETENISGSVDTHNNDIRETYNKISEEQGNKQEDVESNLRNTEACPQQRVAEDVTKKSLPNESISAVSKTDTQQEPENAEEAENEETEEISQPQGITASGKKKKKKRRGKKKGGTQENKNRQKDETEKENSKTEKGMELIRKDNGLVTEPETLKESEIDQIKNEQEMQETEGVDAVKVAEPSETEPRMGHDGNEKEQSLETEIVKEAPAESPEASLSVSDLIDRGCTGPDTECIFRADNFTIGDISINDEAVHRESENMGLKVESIHDLKPGSTSDHSEIILEQNSKVNTEAEAHVPNSDDVSADQSEFTNTSERKDSLSVSLPKTDISTDGLKNLSASELLSERSIAETSVSSDTPPIKVSARGPEEATETIKDDEEPRIETEPECFPTSVISLSHVGDDNSELKQDRTEKEVPTRSTEQPEDLVKTDSSSHEGKRDSCNSAMLMTNTELDEKSLLETVTEAEPFHNVESQTLVCVDYMDQSNVEADVINTSEVLNTPDSPREATEIGSSDEQESTVAKVLEHKINPNDQESETSLCPLTEQLHESIQIKSEDNESSQPTQQDSDEEDGEDEEGQSFDFDDMDIEVAVAADLPKNPEQDDIEEGTAVISDDGNIESSALCQSNTEINENAQGKSGESNEENCTADGSSQTETLDKESNNMPQDNQNSSAHEEATSEKGENVCEEVHRPKEEVVVADEARHIVQEGNVFNVGELGAVAENINLPVEEGLDAVRHEEQGEDVVLSKGAEEVASSKESPQSGKDVKKNGKKGKGKSKEEYVHIGILYGHIV, from the exons GCCGAGGCCAGGCTGGCAGCAAAGAGGGCAGCGAGGGCAGAGGCCAGAGAAATCCGcatgaaggagctggagaggCAACAGAAAGAG ATCTTTCAGGTTCAGAAG AAATATTATGGCTTGAACACAAAATTAGATGACCGAGCAGACAGCAAATGGGGAGACATTGAACAATGGATG GAGGACAGTGAGAAATACTCACGTTCTTCACAGATACGCACG CTCTCAGACGACGATGAGCGGATGTCAGTGGGAAGCCGGGGCAGTGTCAGG tcGGATCTTGAAGCAGCAGGGGCTTATGGTGGAGGG GGCTCCTTCTCACACAAGaagtcaaagaaaaagaagaagcataaacacaaagacagagat AGGAACGGCTATGATGATGATTACAGTGTCATGTCCAGCAGG TGTTCAGGACTCAGTGATGAAAGCAGACTGTCTCAGTCTCGTTCGTCCAGGCTAGACCTAACG AGCTCCAGACTGAGTGATGACAGCCGGGTTTCTCGTGCCTCCAGATTAGACCTTCAGCCG GCCTCTCATGCTTCCTCTGACTTGTATAGTCTCAGTGGTCTGTCCTCCACTAGAAACCCAGGTTCAGCTCTCAATGGTTACCAG CCTTTAGAGTACACTAATTATCGCAATTCCAGCTCCAGGGCTTCCAGCAGGGCCAGTTCAGCCTGTGCCAGCCCAGTG GACAACTGCAGCTCAGTTGCCAGTTATCTGAGGTGTGCAGCTGGTAACAGTGGCCTCCCCGGGGACTTGGACGATGTTACTATTCCTGACTTTTCAGAT CAGGTGGAGGACAGAGATTATCTTGAGAAG ggCTCTCGAGCAGCTTCTGCCTTAACAGCAGCAACCCTCACTTCCTTAGGTGGGACATCCTCTCGGAGAGGAAGTGGGGAGACGGCTATAACTGTGGATGCTGAGACCTCCATACGAGAAATCAAG GAGATTCATGAACTGAAGGATCAGATTCAAGATGTGGAATCCAAGTACACACAGAACCTAAAAGAAGTCAAG GATGCTTTAGCAGAGCTGGAGGAGAAGTATCGTAAAGCCATGGTGTCCAATGCTCAGCTggataatgaaaaaaacaacctgATGTACCAGGTGGACACACTGAAGGACTCGCTTATGGAGCTGGAGGAACTGCTGTCTGAGTCACGCCAGGAATATGTGGAGAAAGTCAAG GAATATGAGCGAGAGAAACATGCCCACAATgtgcttcagtttcagttcagtgaaatgaaagagaTGCTAAAACAAAGTGAAGAGCTGCTAAAT GAGACCCGTCAGCTGCGTATGAAACAGGAAGGTTTCATTAGGGAAATATGTGACCTTCAGGAGACATTGGAGTGGAAGGATAAAAAAATTGGG GCCTTAGAGCGACAGAAAGAATACACAGATGCAATCCGAATTGAGAGAGATGAGCTCAGAGAAGAGGTGGTGAAGCTGAAAGACATTCTCAAG AAACATGGAATAGTATTGGGACCTGATCTGAACATCAATGGAGATGTTGGTGAGGCAGAAGTTGACGGTTCCCCCAGTGGAGACTCTGCCACCAACTCAGCTCAGGATTCACAGACCTTTTCAATGGAGGGGAACAACATGCTTG GCAACACAGAAGAGAATCAGTTGAGAAGTAGCGGAGAGGAAGGGGTGGCTCCAGAACAGCATCAGGAAATGTTGAaagaggaagacaaagaaatTCACTTGACTTCTGATACACTCTGTAATGTTCCTGATGTGTCCACACTGGAAACatctaaagaaaaacaacctaCAGAACAGACATGCATTCCCACAGAGGGAGACAGCATTGAAGAACATAGCCACAGCAAGAAGGActtaaatgtttacattaatgAGCATTTAATCACAGAAGCCAAAGATGTAATTGTTTGCCCTAAACTTGTAGAAATTGTATCAAGtgctgaagaaaatattttagaaacagaaacatctgatgGGGGAGCTTTACGAGAGACAACTAACCCTGATTTAAGGGAGACGGAAAATATAAGCGGTAGTGTTGACACACACAATAATGACATTAGAGAGACATATAATAAAATTTCTGAAGAGcaaggaaacaaacaggaagatgTTGAAAGTAATTTAAGGAATACAGAAGCATGTCCTCAGCAAAGAGTCGCAGAGGATGTTACGAAAAAAAGTTTACCTAATGAGTCCATCTCAGCTGTATCAAAAACCGACACTCAACAAGAACCTGAGAATGCCGAAGAGGCAGAGAATGAAGAGACTGAGGAAATATCTCAGCCTCAGGGTATTACTGCTTcagggaaaaagaagaaaaagaagaggagaggtaAAAAGAAAGGAGGGACTCAGGAGAATAAGAACCGACAAAAAGATGAAACGGAgaaggaaaacagcaaaacagaaaaaggcatgGAATTAATTAGAAAAGATAATGGCTTAGTGACAGAACCTGAAACCTTGAAAGAATCAGAGATAGATCAAATTAAGAATGAGCAGGAAATGCAAGAAACTGAGGGAGTAGATGCAGTTAAAGTAGCAGAGCCCTCTGAAACTGAACCAAGAATGGGTCATGACGGAAATGAGAAGGAACAAAGTTTAGAAACTGAAATAGTGAAAGAGGCACCTGCTGAATCTCCAGAGGCCAGCCTCAGTGTGTCTGATCTTATTGACAGAGGGTGCACTGGCCCTGACACAGAGTGCATTTTCAGGGCAGACAACTTTACAATTGGAGACATATCCATCAATGATGAAGCTGTCCATAGGGAGTCAGAAAATATGGGGCTTAAAGTTGAGTCCATACATGATTTGAAACCTGGTTCCACATCTGATCACTCAGAAATCATCCTTGAACAAAACAGTAAGGTAAACACTGAAGCTGAAGCACATGTTCCTAACAGCGATGATGTTTCTGCCGATCAGTCTGAATTCACCAACACTTCTGAGAGAAAAGACAGCTTATCAGTCTCACTGCCAAAAACTGATATCAGCACTGATGGACTCAAAAACCTGTCTGCCTCAGAGCTGCTATCAGAGCGATCTATAGCTGAGACATCAGTTAGCAGTGACACTCCTCCCATTAAGGTTTCTGCTAGAGGACCTGAGGAGGCAACTGAGACCATCAAGGACGATGAAGAACCAAGAATAGAGACTGAACCAGAATGCTTTCCTACCAGTGTCATTTCCCTAAGTCATGTTGGTGATGATAATTCAGAGCTAAAAcaagacagaacagaaaaggagGTGCCTACTAGAAGCACAGAGCAACCTGAAGATTTAGTTAAAACAGACAGCTCCTCACATGAAGGAAAACGTGACAGTTGTAACAGTGCAATGTTGATGACAAACACTGAGCTGGATGAAAAGAGTCTTTTGGAGACTGTAACTGAGGCTGAACCATTTCATAATGTAGAAAGCCAGACATTAGTGTGTGTGGATTATATGGATCAATCAAATGTGGAAGCAGATGTGATCAATACCAGTGAGGTGTTAAATACACCAGACTCTCCAAGAGAAGCTACTGAGATTGGTTCTTCTGATGAACAGGAATCAACTGTTGCAAAAGTTCtagaacataaaataaatccaaatgaTCAGGAAAGTGAGACATCTCTTTGTCCTTTAACGGAGCAACTGCATGAATCCATCCAAATTAAATCTGAAGATAATGAGTCATCTCAACCCACCCAacaagacagtgatgaagaagaTGGTGAAGATGAGGAAGGGCAGTCTTTTGATTTTGATGACATGGATATAGAAGTGGCTGTAGCAGCAGATCTCCCTAAAAATCCAGAACAGGATGACATTGAGGAGGGAACTGCAGTCATATCAGATGACGGCAACATTGAGAGTTCAGCACTGTGCCAAAGTAATACTGAGATAAATGAGAATGCACAAGGCAAGTCAGGTGAAAGCAATGAGGAGAATTGCACAGCTGATGGCAGTAGTCAAACAGAGACACTAGATAAAGAGTCAAATAATATGCCTCAAGACAACCAAAACTCTTCGGCTCATGAGGAAGCCACATCTGAAAAGGGGGAGAATGTGTGTGAGGAGGTGCACAGACCGAAAGAAGAAGTAGTCGTAGCAGATGAGGCAAGGCACATTGTACAGGAAGGAAATGTTTTCAATGTTGGAGAGTTAGGTGCTGTTGCAGAGAACATTAACCTCCCAGTGGAGGAAGGATTAGATGCTGTTAGGCATGAGGAGCAGGGTGAAGATGTGGTTTTATCAAAAGGTGCAGAGGAAGTGGCAAGCAGCAAAGAGTCTCCACAATCAGGGAAAGATGTGAAGAAGAACGGCAAGAAAGGCAAAGGCAAGAGCAAAGAGGAGT
- the lrrfip1a gene encoding nucleoprotein TPR isoform X4, with protein MGTQGTGRKRSTKKERATAEDDALNLIAREAEARLAAKRAARAEAREIRMKELERQQKEIFQVQKKYYGLNTKLDDRADSKWGDIEQWMEDSEKYSRSSQIRTLSDDDERMSVGSRGSVRSDLEAAGAYGGGGSFSHKKSKKKKKHKHKDRDRNGYDDDYSVMSSRCSGLSDESRLSQSRSSRLDLTSSRLSDDSRVSRASRLDLQPASHASSDLYSLSGLSSTRNPGSALNGYQFYRSLSHITQQLYRRSSLYDDSLCSGSQRVTGSSAHPLEYTNYRNSSSRASSRASSACASPVDNCSSVASYLRCAAGNSGLPGDLDDVTIPDFSDQVEDRDYLEKGSRAASALTAATLTSLGGTSSRRGSGETAITVDAETSIREIKEIHELKDQIQDVESKYTQNLKEVKDALAELEEKYRKAMVSNAQLDNEKNNLMYQVDTLKDSLMELEELLSESRQEYVEKVKEYEREKHAHNVLQFQFSEMKEMLKQSEELLNETRQLRMKQEGFIREICDLQETLEWKDKKIGALERQKEYTDAIRIERDELREEVVKLKDILKKHGIVLGPDLNINGDVGEAEVDGSPSGDSATNSAQDSQTFSMEGNNMLGNTEENQLRSSGEEGVAPEQHQEMLKEEDKEIHLTSDTLCNVPDVSTLETSKEKQPTEQTCIPTEGDSIEEHSHSKKDLNVYINEHLITEAKDVIVCPKLVEIVSSAEENILETETSDGGALRETTNPDLRETENISGSVDTHNNDIRETYNKISEEQGNKQEDVESNLRNTEACPQQRVAEDVTKKSLPNESISAVSKTDTQQEPENAEEAENEETEEISQPQGITASGKKKKKKRRGKKKGGTQENKNRQKDETEKENSKTEKGMELIRKDNGLVTEPETLKESEIDQIKNEQEMQETEGVDAVKVAEPSETEPRMGHDGNEKEQSLETEIVKEAPAESPEASLSVSDLIDRGCTGPDTECIFRADNFTIGDISINDEAVHRESENMGLKVESIHDLKPGSTSDHSEIILEQNSKVNTEAEAHVPNSDDVSADQSEFTNTSERKDSLSVSLPKTDISTDGLKNLSASELLSERSIAETSVSSDTPPIKVSARGPEEATETIKDDEEPRIETEPECFPTSVISLSHVGDDNSELKQDRTEKEVPTRSTEQPEDLVKTDSSSHEGKRDSCNSAMLMTNTELDEKSLLETVTEAEPFHNVESQTLVCVDYMDQSNVEADVINTSEVLNTPDSPREATEIGSSDEQESTVAKVLEHKINPNDQESETSLCPLTEQLHESIQIKSEDNESSQPTQQDSDEEDGEDEEGQSFDFDDMDIEVAVAADLPKNPEQDDIEEGTAVISDDGNIESSALCQSNTEINENAQGKSGESNEENCTADGSSQTETLDKESNNMPQDNQNSSAHEEATSEKGENVCEEVHRPKEEVVVADEARHIVQEGNVFNVGELGAVAENINLPVEEGLDAVRHEEQGEDVVLSKGAEEVASSKESPQSGKDVKKNGKKGKGKSKEECKMS; from the exons GCCGAGGCCAGGCTGGCAGCAAAGAGGGCAGCGAGGGCAGAGGCCAGAGAAATCCGcatgaaggagctggagaggCAACAGAAAGAG ATCTTTCAGGTTCAGAAG AAATATTATGGCTTGAACACAAAATTAGATGACCGAGCAGACAGCAAATGGGGAGACATTGAACAATGGATG GAGGACAGTGAGAAATACTCACGTTCTTCACAGATACGCACG CTCTCAGACGACGATGAGCGGATGTCAGTGGGAAGCCGGGGCAGTGTCAGG tcGGATCTTGAAGCAGCAGGGGCTTATGGTGGAGGG GGCTCCTTCTCACACAAGaagtcaaagaaaaagaagaagcataaacacaaagacagagat AGGAACGGCTATGATGATGATTACAGTGTCATGTCCAGCAGG TGTTCAGGACTCAGTGATGAAAGCAGACTGTCTCAGTCTCGTTCGTCCAGGCTAGACCTAACG AGCTCCAGACTGAGTGATGACAGCCGGGTTTCTCGTGCCTCCAGATTAGACCTTCAGCCG GCCTCTCATGCTTCCTCTGACTTGTATAGTCTCAGTGGTCTGTCCTCCACTAGAAACCCAGGTTCAGCTCTCAATGGTTACCAG TTCTACAGGTCACTCAGTCACATCACCCAGCAGCTGTATCGTAGG AGCTCTTTATATGATGACAGTCTCTGCAGTGGATCACAGAGAGTTACTGGCTCCAGCGCCCAT CCTTTAGAGTACACTAATTATCGCAATTCCAGCTCCAGGGCTTCCAGCAGGGCCAGTTCAGCCTGTGCCAGCCCAGTG GACAACTGCAGCTCAGTTGCCAGTTATCTGAGGTGTGCAGCTGGTAACAGTGGCCTCCCCGGGGACTTGGACGATGTTACTATTCCTGACTTTTCAGAT CAGGTGGAGGACAGAGATTATCTTGAGAAG ggCTCTCGAGCAGCTTCTGCCTTAACAGCAGCAACCCTCACTTCCTTAGGTGGGACATCCTCTCGGAGAGGAAGTGGGGAGACGGCTATAACTGTGGATGCTGAGACCTCCATACGAGAAATCAAG GAGATTCATGAACTGAAGGATCAGATTCAAGATGTGGAATCCAAGTACACACAGAACCTAAAAGAAGTCAAG GATGCTTTAGCAGAGCTGGAGGAGAAGTATCGTAAAGCCATGGTGTCCAATGCTCAGCTggataatgaaaaaaacaacctgATGTACCAGGTGGACACACTGAAGGACTCGCTTATGGAGCTGGAGGAACTGCTGTCTGAGTCACGCCAGGAATATGTGGAGAAAGTCAAG GAATATGAGCGAGAGAAACATGCCCACAATgtgcttcagtttcagttcagtgaaatgaaagagaTGCTAAAACAAAGTGAAGAGCTGCTAAAT GAGACCCGTCAGCTGCGTATGAAACAGGAAGGTTTCATTAGGGAAATATGTGACCTTCAGGAGACATTGGAGTGGAAGGATAAAAAAATTGGG GCCTTAGAGCGACAGAAAGAATACACAGATGCAATCCGAATTGAGAGAGATGAGCTCAGAGAAGAGGTGGTGAAGCTGAAAGACATTCTCAAG AAACATGGAATAGTATTGGGACCTGATCTGAACATCAATGGAGATGTTGGTGAGGCAGAAGTTGACGGTTCCCCCAGTGGAGACTCTGCCACCAACTCAGCTCAGGATTCACAGACCTTTTCAATGGAGGGGAACAACATGCTTG GCAACACAGAAGAGAATCAGTTGAGAAGTAGCGGAGAGGAAGGGGTGGCTCCAGAACAGCATCAGGAAATGTTGAaagaggaagacaaagaaatTCACTTGACTTCTGATACACTCTGTAATGTTCCTGATGTGTCCACACTGGAAACatctaaagaaaaacaacctaCAGAACAGACATGCATTCCCACAGAGGGAGACAGCATTGAAGAACATAGCCACAGCAAGAAGGActtaaatgtttacattaatgAGCATTTAATCACAGAAGCCAAAGATGTAATTGTTTGCCCTAAACTTGTAGAAATTGTATCAAGtgctgaagaaaatattttagaaacagaaacatctgatgGGGGAGCTTTACGAGAGACAACTAACCCTGATTTAAGGGAGACGGAAAATATAAGCGGTAGTGTTGACACACACAATAATGACATTAGAGAGACATATAATAAAATTTCTGAAGAGcaaggaaacaaacaggaagatgTTGAAAGTAATTTAAGGAATACAGAAGCATGTCCTCAGCAAAGAGTCGCAGAGGATGTTACGAAAAAAAGTTTACCTAATGAGTCCATCTCAGCTGTATCAAAAACCGACACTCAACAAGAACCTGAGAATGCCGAAGAGGCAGAGAATGAAGAGACTGAGGAAATATCTCAGCCTCAGGGTATTACTGCTTcagggaaaaagaagaaaaagaagaggagaggtaAAAAGAAAGGAGGGACTCAGGAGAATAAGAACCGACAAAAAGATGAAACGGAgaaggaaaacagcaaaacagaaaaaggcatgGAATTAATTAGAAAAGATAATGGCTTAGTGACAGAACCTGAAACCTTGAAAGAATCAGAGATAGATCAAATTAAGAATGAGCAGGAAATGCAAGAAACTGAGGGAGTAGATGCAGTTAAAGTAGCAGAGCCCTCTGAAACTGAACCAAGAATGGGTCATGACGGAAATGAGAAGGAACAAAGTTTAGAAACTGAAATAGTGAAAGAGGCACCTGCTGAATCTCCAGAGGCCAGCCTCAGTGTGTCTGATCTTATTGACAGAGGGTGCACTGGCCCTGACACAGAGTGCATTTTCAGGGCAGACAACTTTACAATTGGAGACATATCCATCAATGATGAAGCTGTCCATAGGGAGTCAGAAAATATGGGGCTTAAAGTTGAGTCCATACATGATTTGAAACCTGGTTCCACATCTGATCACTCAGAAATCATCCTTGAACAAAACAGTAAGGTAAACACTGAAGCTGAAGCACATGTTCCTAACAGCGATGATGTTTCTGCCGATCAGTCTGAATTCACCAACACTTCTGAGAGAAAAGACAGCTTATCAGTCTCACTGCCAAAAACTGATATCAGCACTGATGGACTCAAAAACCTGTCTGCCTCAGAGCTGCTATCAGAGCGATCTATAGCTGAGACATCAGTTAGCAGTGACACTCCTCCCATTAAGGTTTCTGCTAGAGGACCTGAGGAGGCAACTGAGACCATCAAGGACGATGAAGAACCAAGAATAGAGACTGAACCAGAATGCTTTCCTACCAGTGTCATTTCCCTAAGTCATGTTGGTGATGATAATTCAGAGCTAAAAcaagacagaacagaaaaggagGTGCCTACTAGAAGCACAGAGCAACCTGAAGATTTAGTTAAAACAGACAGCTCCTCACATGAAGGAAAACGTGACAGTTGTAACAGTGCAATGTTGATGACAAACACTGAGCTGGATGAAAAGAGTCTTTTGGAGACTGTAACTGAGGCTGAACCATTTCATAATGTAGAAAGCCAGACATTAGTGTGTGTGGATTATATGGATCAATCAAATGTGGAAGCAGATGTGATCAATACCAGTGAGGTGTTAAATACACCAGACTCTCCAAGAGAAGCTACTGAGATTGGTTCTTCTGATGAACAGGAATCAACTGTTGCAAAAGTTCtagaacataaaataaatccaaatgaTCAGGAAAGTGAGACATCTCTTTGTCCTTTAACGGAGCAACTGCATGAATCCATCCAAATTAAATCTGAAGATAATGAGTCATCTCAACCCACCCAacaagacagtgatgaagaagaTGGTGAAGATGAGGAAGGGCAGTCTTTTGATTTTGATGACATGGATATAGAAGTGGCTGTAGCAGCAGATCTCCCTAAAAATCCAGAACAGGATGACATTGAGGAGGGAACTGCAGTCATATCAGATGACGGCAACATTGAGAGTTCAGCACTGTGCCAAAGTAATACTGAGATAAATGAGAATGCACAAGGCAAGTCAGGTGAAAGCAATGAGGAGAATTGCACAGCTGATGGCAGTAGTCAAACAGAGACACTAGATAAAGAGTCAAATAATATGCCTCAAGACAACCAAAACTCTTCGGCTCATGAGGAAGCCACATCTGAAAAGGGGGAGAATGTGTGTGAGGAGGTGCACAGACCGAAAGAAGAAGTAGTCGTAGCAGATGAGGCAAGGCACATTGTACAGGAAGGAAATGTTTTCAATGTTGGAGAGTTAGGTGCTGTTGCAGAGAACATTAACCTCCCAGTGGAGGAAGGATTAGATGCTGTTAGGCATGAGGAGCAGGGTGAAGATGTGGTTTTATCAAAAGGTGCAGAGGAAGTGGCAAGCAGCAAAGAGTCTCCACAATCAGGGAAAGATGTGAAGAAGAACGGCAAGAAAGGCAAAGGCAAGAGCAAAGAGGAGTGTAAGATGTCGTAG